In Cloacibacillus sp., the following are encoded in one genomic region:
- a CDS encoding XRE family transcriptional regulator: MSLKKFSELRDALPEEVKANAKSKAEAMRFALRLEDVRKARHLTQKTLAASLGMAQPSLSKMEKQDDLHIRSLKKIVKAMGGKLEVSVTFPEGVSYKLYESPDNEEPFLQPSTAQ, from the coding sequence ATGTCGCTGAAAAAATTCTCCGAGCTGCGCGATGCTCTGCCGGAAGAGGTTAAGGCAAACGCAAAATCAAAGGCCGAGGCTATGCGTTTTGCACTGCGCCTTGAAGATGTGCGCAAAGCCCGTCATCTGACGCAGAAAACTCTTGCCGCAAGCCTTGGCATGGCACAACCTTCGCTGTCAAAAATGGAAAAACAGGACGACCTTCACATCCGTTCGCTGAAGAAGATCGTAAAGGCAATGGGCGGAAAACTTGAAGTTTCTGTCACATTTCCCGAGGGCGTCAGCTACAAACTGTACGAATCACCCGATAATGAAGAGCCATTTTTACAGCCCTCCACAGCGCAATAA
- a CDS encoding type II toxin-antitoxin system RelE/ParE family toxin, whose protein sequence is MWDIEVTDEFELWWDAQNDAVHEDVAAVVDLLEEHGPSLGRPYSGEIRGSRHKQMRELIVQSGGNPYRILYAFDPRRTAVLLLAGCKGGANRWYEEHVPKADKLFDKLLEELKNEGVI, encoded by the coding sequence ATGTGGGACATTGAGGTTACCGACGAATTTGAATTATGGTGGGACGCACAAAATGACGCCGTACATGAAGATGTTGCGGCTGTGGTTGATTTGCTTGAAGAGCACGGCCCATCTCTTGGGAGACCGTATTCCGGCGAAATAAGGGGCTCAAGGCACAAGCAAATGCGGGAACTGATAGTACAGTCTGGTGGAAATCCATACCGTATCCTTTACGCCTTTGATCCGCGGCGTACAGCGGTTTTGTTGCTGGCTGGCTGCAAGGGCGGCGCAAACAGATGGTATGAGGAACACGTTCCTAAAGCGGATAAATTATTTGATAAACTGTTGGAAGAGTTAAAAAACGAAGGAGTGATATAA
- a CDS encoding heavy-metal-associated domain-containing protein, whose translation MAEYKLHIPDMSCAHCEKRIREAVEKAGGVVKSLDLETKKALIEIEADADKVLEIIDQAGYDAGLE comes from the coding sequence ATGGCGGAATACAAACTTCACATACCGGATATGAGCTGCGCACACTGCGAAAAGAGGATACGCGAAGCTGTAGAAAAAGCTGGCGGCGTCGTAAAGTCGCTGGACCTTGAGACAAAAAAGGCGCTGATAGAGATTGAGGCCGACGCAGACAAGGTACTCGAAATAATAGACCAAGCCGGCTACGACGCAGGGCTGGAATAA